CAATTGACTGCAATCCGCTTTGTTACAGGAATTTTTTTAGGAGGTATCATGCCAAATGTCATGGCTTATAGCTCCGAAATTGTTCCATATAAATCTCGTATTTTCACCATGATGGTCATTTCTTGTGGCTATACGGTGGGGGCAATGTTGGGAGGAGGCATATCAGCCTTATTAGTTCCTTGGGGAGGATGGCAGGCGATTTTCTATTTTGGCGGTATTGTTCCTTTAATTATTTTCTTTATCACGTTCTTTAAGTTGCCAGAGTCTTTATATTTTTTAAGTGAAAATAGCAAAAATACTCCCAAAATTTTGTTTTGGTTAAAGAAATTTTATCCTGCGTTAACATTCAACTCAGAGATGAAAATCATTAATACTACTGAAGTTCAGGTTAAAAAATCACCGCTTGAGTTATTTAAAAATAAGCGCGCGTTTTTTACCTATTCCATCTGGATCATTAGTATTTTAAATATGATTAGCCTCTATTTTCTGGCGAACTGGCTACCAACTTTGGCCAAAGAGTCTGGACTCTCATTAAATCAGGCATTGATGATCGGCTCAACTCTACAATTAGGCGGTACGATTGGTAGTGTTGTAATGGGCCTTAAAATCGATAAGACTGGATTTTATAAAGTATTAATTCCTGTTTTTTTAGTTGCAGTGATGAGTGTTGCTTTAATTGGCTATGCTGTTAGCCATATTGTTTTATTATTTATCATTATTTTCATTGCTGGCTTTGCAATTGTTGGCGGACAACCTGCTATTAATGCGCTGTCTGCGAGTTATTATCCAGTTTCACTTCGTACCACTGGGGTGGGCTGGAGTATTGGAATTGCCCGTTTGGGTTCGGTCATCGGTCCGTTATTTGGTGGCTATCTTTCTCAATTTCTGGTCATTACTCATTTATTTGTGATTGCTGCAATACCTTCGTTGTTCGTTATTATCATGCTGATGATTCAGGCAAAGTATCGAACATAATGCTACCTAAAAGTGAATGAGCGTGAATAGTTGGTTGAGTTTTTTTACTATGATTAGGGATATGAGAGTCTAAAAGACTCTCACATTTAAAACTTGATTGTGCCAAGCTGGTCAATCAAATTACTACAGCTCTAGATATTTTTTCAAATAGTGGCCAGTTAAAGATTTTTCTGCTGAAAGCAAACCCTTAACAGTTCCTGAGAACACTAGTTCACCACCTTTGTCACCCGCCAATGGACCAATATCAATAATCCAGTCGGCTTGACTCATGATGTCTAAGTTATGTTCGATCACAATGACTGTGTTGCCTTTATCAACTAAGTTATTTAATAAACTAATTAATTTTTCAGTATCAGAAGGATGTAGGCCCGTACTCGGCTCATCTAATACAAAAATATTATCTGTTTCATTGATTTGTTTTGTGAGTTTTAATCTTTGACGCTCACCACCCGAAAATGTATTTAAGCGTTGGCCGATTGCAATATAATCTAGCCCCAAGCTGACCAGAGCGTTAAATTGTTGCTGTAAAGTTTGATCTTCAAAAAATTGACTTGCTTCTGCAACCGTCATTTTTAAAATTTCAGCAATATTTTTACCTTTATAAAGATACTTTAATACTTCAGGCGCATATCCTGAGCCATGACAAACATCACATGTCATTTCAACATCATCTAAAAATGCGAGTTCAATCCTTTCGATACCTGCGCCTTTACATTGAGGGCACGCACCTTCGCTATTAAAGCTAAACAGCTTGGCGCTTACTTTATTGGCTTTTGCAAATAGATGGCGAATCGGATCAAGAAGGTCGAGATAGGTCAGTAAATTGGACCGAA
This genomic stretch from Acinetobacter pittii harbors:
- a CDS encoding MFS transporter codes for the protein MREVALSDLINQQKVGRYQKFILFTCLLLMIMDGYDIQSMAYAAPMIIEEWGVHKTMLGVVFSASLFGLFVGSFLLSSLSDRFGRRPILLISTFMFSILMLVTPHVGSIEQLTAIRFVTGIFLGGIMPNVMAYSSEIVPYKSRIFTMMVISCGYTVGAMLGGGISALLVPWGGWQAIFYFGGIVPLIIFFITFFKLPESLYFLSENSKNTPKILFWLKKFYPALTFNSEMKIINTTEVQVKKSPLELFKNKRAFFTYSIWIISILNMISLYFLANWLPTLAKESGLSLNQALMIGSTLQLGGTIGSVVMGLKIDKTGFYKVLIPVFLVAVMSVALIGYAVSHIVLLFIIIFIAGFAIVGGQPAINALSASYYPVSLRTTGVGWSIGIARLGSVIGPLFGGYLSQFLVITHLFVIAAIPSLFVIIMLMIQAKYRT